CATGTCAGAAAAGTACACATTCCCGCATCGGCAGTGCTATCCCGCGACCGGGACCGGCTCCGACGATGGGTGCAGTGCACGAGCCGGACCATCACCACCATCAGGATCCTCGGGATCCCGCCGACGAAAGGGACGAGTTCGATGAGCGCAGAGGTACTGGACGAACGCGACGCACTCGAACGCTACGACGCCGACGGCTACGTGATCTTCCGCGACGTCATCGACGCCGACCTGATCAAGGAAGTGAACGCCCACGTCGACTGGCTGCAGGCGAAGCACCCCGACCTGCGGCCCGAGAACCTCGGGCACGTTCTGATGCGGGACGACCCGTTCTGGGTCCGCCTGATCAGTGACGACCGGTTGGTGGACATCGCGCAGACGTTCGTCGGGCCGGACGTCGCGTTGTTCGCCTCCCACTACATCTGCAAGCCGCCGTACTCGGGCCAGGCGGTGCTGTGGCACCAGGACGGCGCATTCTGGCCGCTGGAGCCGATGAAGGTGGTCACGCTGTGGCTGGCGGTCGACCCGTCGACTCCGGAGAACGGATGCGTACGCCTGGTGCCGGGATCGCACAAGTGGGACGTCGCGGGGATGCGGGACAACACCGACGTGGACAACGTTCTGGGCAAGGAGATCGCGGTCGACGTGGACGAGGACCAGGCCGTCGACATGGTGCTGCGGCCCGGCGACGTCGAGGTCCACCACCCGCACATCGTGCACGGGAGCAACGCGAACACCTCACCACAACGTCGATGTGGGCTCACGATCCGCTACATTCCGACCACGACCCGTATCGTCACCGACGAGTTGCCGTGGTCGAGCGCGTTCCACCTGCGCGGTGCTCCGGGCGTCAATCCGTACCAGCCGAAGCCCGTGTACGTCGAGGGAGAACACCTGCCGTTCCGGGGTTGTGAGGCCTGGTCGTAGCCGCTCCTTGCAGGCCCTTTCACCTGCCCGAGCATGCCGCGACGTCGCTTGTCAACCCCCCATCCCCGCGCTGACCTGCGGAAACGTCGAGGGTGTCAGGATCGCCCCGTGTTACCCTTGTCACCGAGGAAGGGGTACCTGACATATGACTTTCAAGGTCGGCGAGACAGTGGTGTACCCCCATCATGGGGCTGCCGTCATCGATGACATCGAGACACGCAAGATCAAGGGCGTGGACAAGATCTACCTCGTCCTGCGGATCGTGGCACAAAGCGATCTCGTTGTCCGGGTCCCGGCGGACAACGTCGACCTGGTCGGCGTCCGCGACGTAGTGGGTCAGGAAGGTCTGGAGAAGGTCTTCGAGGTTCTCCGTGCACCACACACGGAGGAGCCGACCAACTGGTCGCGGCGCTACAAGGCCAACCTCGAGAAGCTTGCCTCCGGTGACGTGATCAAGGTGGCGGAGGTCGTCCGCGACCTGTGGCGCCGGGAGCGGGACCGCGGGCTTTCCGCGGGCGAGAAGCGGATGCTGGCGAAGGCCCGGCAGATACTCGTCTCGGAGTTGGCACTGGCGGAGAACACCAACGAGGACAAGGCGGAAGCTCTCCTCGACGAGGTACTCGCTTCCTGACGACGTGCGTGAGCCTCGACCCCGGTTGACGCCGGGGTCGAGGCTTCTCCTGCGCCCGGACTCCTTCCGTACGACCCACACCCCTTCCGTACGACCTCACAGAGCTGATGAGAACCGCAGCGATCATTCCGGCCGCCGGCCGCGGCGAACGTCTGGGCCCGGGCCTGCCGAAGGCGCTCCGTGAGCTGGGCGGCGCACCGCTGCTCGTGCACGCGGTCAGGGCGGTGGACCGCGCCCGTTCGGTCGACCTCGTGGTGGTGGCCGCACCACCCGAGGACCCCGCTGCCGTCGAACGCCTGCTGAACGACTACGAGTGGGTCGGTGAGGTGCTCGTCGTCGCCGGTGGCCTGGACCGGCAACAGTCCGTGGCCCGCGCACTGGCCAGCCTGCCCGAGGACGTGGACGTCGTCCTGGTCCACGACGCGGCCCGGCCCCTGGCGCCGCCGGAGCTGGTCGACGCGGTGGCCGCGACGATCCGCCGCGGAGCCGCCGCCTGCGTCCCCGTCGTCCCACTCGCCGACACCGTGAAGGTGGTCGCCGACGACCAGGTGGTCCGCACCCTGGACCGGTCCTCGCTGCGTGCCGTGCAGACTCCGCAGGGGTTCCGGCGGGCCGTGCTGGCGGCGGCGCACGCCGCGGTCGAGCAGGCTCTGGCCGACGGCGGACTTCCGGAGGGCCCAGCTGCCACCGACGACGCCGGCATGGTCGAACGCCAGGGCGTGCCGGTGGTGGCCGTTCCCGGCTCGGAGGAGGCGTTCAAGGTGACCAGGCCGCTGGACCTGCTGACCGCGGAGGCGCTGCTGACCCGGCGGAGGGCAGCCGGTGCCCGCTGACTCGCCGGTCGATCTGACCGCACTTCCCCGGGTGGGCGTCGGGGTCGACGTGCATCCGTTCGCGCCCGGCCGGCCGATGTGGGTCGCCGGCCTGCACTGGCCGCAGGAGACCGTCGGGCTGTCCGGGCACTCCGACGGAGACGTGGCCGCACACGCCTGCTGTGACGCGATCCTTACCGCCGCGGGGCTGGGCGACCTCGGTGCGCAGATCGGTACGTCGGACCCGGTGTGGGCCGGCGCCTCCGGTGTCGCGTTGCTGACCGAGATGGCCGGACGGGTCCGGGCGGCCGGGTGGCGGATCGGGAACGTCTCGGTGCAGGTGGTCGGAGTCCGGCCCCGGATGGCCGCCCGCCGCGTGGAGGCCGAGGGCGTGCTGAGCGAGGCGTGTGGCGCGCCGGTGGGCGTGGCCGCGAAGACGACCGACGGGCTCGGATTCACCGGGCGCGGCGAGGGGCTGGCGGCGTTCGCCACCGCCCTGGTCGTACCCGCCTGAGTCGTACCCGCCTGAGTCGTACCCACCTGACCGACAACATGTCGTATCCACCTGGCCGACGGACAGATCCACTGATCGGTGGATGTGGGGATCGCCGGTGCGTCGTTACGTTCGTGGGGCCGGTGGCACGAACAGCGTGACCGCCTTGCCAGGAACGGATCTCGCGATGACGAACGTGACCAGACGGGGCTTCCTCGGGACCGCCGCACTCGCCGGGGTGGCGGGCGCCGGGGTGGTGGGAACACAGGCGGCCGGCGCCGGTGTGGCACTGGCGGACACCGGGACCTCGGCTGCGGGCCGCGGCGGTGGGCCCGGCGCCGGCGGTGTCGGTCCGGACGACCCGCGCTACGCCGACCTGATGCTGCGCGGCCAGAACCGCCGGTTCGCCGGGCAGCCCGAACGCATCGAGGTGGTGCGTTCCACCGAGGACGTCGCACGTGCGGTCGAGAAGGCGGCCCGGTCCGGCCGGCGGGTCGCGGTGCGCGGCGGCGGGCACTGCTTCGAGAACTTCGTCGACAACTCCGACGTGCAGGTCGTCGTGGACATGTCGGCGCTGTCGGAGGTGACCTGGGACCACCGCCGCGGAGCGTTCACCGTCGGGGCGGGCGCGACGTTGGAGCAGGTCTACAAGGCGCTGCTGTTCGGCTGGGGTGTCACCGTGCCGGGCGGCGGCTGCCTGTCGGTCGGTGTCGGCGGTCACTTCAGCGGCGGCGGGTACGGCCCGCTGTCCCGGCTGCACGGCTCGGTGGTCGACCACCTGTACGGCGTCGAGGTGGTGGTCGTGGACAGGTCCGGGCACGCCCGGCCGGTGGTGGCGACCCGGGAGCCGGGCGACCCGCACCGTGACCTGTGGTGGGCGCACACCGGCGGAGGTGGCGGGAACTTCGGCGTCGTCACCCGCTACTTCCTGCGCAGTCACGGAGCTGCTGGCAACGATCCCACCCGGGCCCTGCCCAGGCCACCGGCCACGCTGCTGAGCGCGTTCGTCGCCTGGGACTGGAAGGCCGTCACCGCGGAGTCGTTCGCGCACACGATGGCGAACTACTTCTCGTGGTACGAGAAGCACGCCGGTGCGGACTCGCCGTACGCCAGTCTCTACGCCCCGTTCCTCATTCCGACCAGCGCTGCCGACGGGTTCCTGCTGTCCACGCAGTTCGACGGGACGCTGCCCGATGCCAAGGCGAGGTTGACAGCGTTCCACGAGGCGATCGTGGACGGTGTTTCGCCACGGCCCTACGTGGGTGAGCCGACGGAGGGCCCGTTCCTGAACATGACCCTCACCCGGTCCATCGCGGAGACCCCGCAGCCGGGCCGGGGGAAGTACAAGGCGGCCTACCTGCGCAGGGGCTACACGCCTGCGCAGGTGGCCACGATCCACCGGCACCTCACCGACCCGGGCTACCGCAACCCCGAGTCGCTGGCGTTGTTCGTTCCGTACGGCGGCAAGGTCAACACCGTCGACCCGGCGGCCACCGCCACCGCGCAGCGGAGCTCGATCATGAAGGTGGTCTACGCGTCGTCGTGGACCGACCCGGCGCGCGACGAGCAGGAGGTCGACTGGGCCCGGCGCATCTACCGGGACGTGTACGCGGAGACCGGCGGCGTTCCGGCGCCGAACGCCGCCAACGACGGGTCGTACATCAACTATCCCGACCGCGATCTCGCCGACCCGGGGTGGAACACCTCCGGCGTGCCCTGGCACACGCTGTACTACAAGGGGAACTACCCGCGGCTGCAGCGGATCAAGGCCCACTACGACCCGCGCGGCGTGTTCGGGCACGAGCTCGGCATCCAGCCGGCCCGCTGAGCCGGCGGAACCGTCGGGTGAATGCCGGGGAATTCGGATGATTTGACGGCCCCGATCGCCGGGAGGCGACCGGGGCCTGGGTCATCGGTACGCTGAGTCAATGAACTTGCGCCTGTACGACACGCGCGCGCGTGCGATCCGTGACTTCGAGCCGCTGCAGCCCGGCAAGGTCACGATGTACGTCTGTGGCGCCACCGTGCAGAGCCCTCCGCACATCGGGCACGTGCGGTTCGCCGTCAACTTCGACCTGCTCCGCCGCTGGCTGCTGCAGCAGGGCAACGAGGTCGTCTACGTCCGCAACGTCACCGACGTCGAGGACAAGGTGATCGCGAAGTCCCAGGCGGAGCAGGTGCCCTGGTGGGACCTGGCCTACCGCAACGAGCGGGCGTTCACCGCGGCGTACGACCTGCTCGGCTGCCTCCCGGCGACGCTGGAGCCGCGGGCGACCGGGCACGTCCCCGAGATCGTCGCGCTGATCGCCCGACTGATCGAGGCCGGCCACGCCTACGCCAGCGGCGGTGACGTGCTGTTCGACGTCGGTTCGTTCGCCGACTACGGCGCCCTGTCCGGCCAGCGGGTCGAGGAGGTCCAGTCGGCGGGCGACACCGAGAACGCCGGGGCCAAGCGCGACCCTCGTGACTTCGCGTTGTGGAAGCGGGCCAAGCCGGGCGAGCCGAGCTGGGACACGCCGTGGGGCCCGGGCCGGCCCGGCTGGCACATCGAGTGCTCGGCGATGTCGACGAAGTACCTCGGGCCCGAGTTCGACATCCACGGCGGCGGCATCGACCTGGTGTTCCCGCACCACGAGAACGAACGCGCCCAGTCGCTCGCGGCCGGTGACCCGTTCGCCCGCTACTGGCTGCACAACGCCTGGGTCACGCTGTCCGGGGAGAAGATGAGCAAGTCGCTCGGCAACTCCCTGCTGGTCCGGGAGGTCGTCCGCCGCGACGTCCGCCCGGTCGAGTTGCGCTACTACCTCGCCTCGCCGCACTACCGCTCGATGATCGAGTACTCCGAGGAGGCGCTGCACGAGGCGGCCGCCGGCTACCAGCGGCTGGAGGGCTTCGTCGAGCGGGCGACGGAGTTCGCCGGGGACGGGGACGGCGAATCCGTCCTGGACGGGGATGGGCGGGCGTCCGCCCTGCCGGACGCGTTCGTCGCGGCGATGGACGACGACCTGGGCGTCCCGCAGGCGCTTGCGGTCGTGCACGCGGCCGTACGCGACGGCAACACCGCCCTGGCCGCCGACGACAAGGCGAGCGTCCGGGCGCGACTGCTCGAGGTCAGGTCGATGCTGTCCGTGCTCGGCCTGGACCCGATGGACCCGCGCTGGCGGCGTTCGGCCGGCCAGGACGACTCCCTCCGCGCGGTGGCCGACACCCTGGTGCGAGCATTGCTGGTTCAGCGTGAGGAAGCGCGGGCCCGGCGGGACTGGGCGGCGGCCGACGCGGTGCGTGACCAGCTCAGGGACGCGGGCGTGGAGGTCACCGACACCCCGCACGGCGCCCGGTGGGACGTCGCCGACCGAGGCTGATCGACGTACGACATCGAGTGGGTGGAGGCTGGCGTGGCCGGCAACAGCAAGCGCCGTGGTGCGATCCGGCAGCGGTCCTCGGGCAACCCGACGGCGGGATCGGGCGGCCGGGTCCGCCGCGGACTGGAGGGCAAGGGCCCGACGCCGCGGGCGGAGGACCGGCCCTACCACAAGGCGCACAAGCGGATGCAGGCGCAGAAGCGGGCCGGTGCCACGTCGGACACCCGGCGCGGCGGTGGCTCCGGCCGGGCGGGTACGGGCGGCCGGGCCGGTGACAAGCCGGAGTGGATCGTCGGCCGCAACCCCGTCGTGGAGACCCTGCGCTCCGGCGTACCGGTGAAGACCGTCCAGATCGCCGAGCGGGTCGACCGCGACGACCGGGTACGCGAGATCCTGCGGCTGGCCGCCGAGACCGGCACCCCGCTGCTGGAGGTCACCCGGCTGGAGCTGGACCGGATCACCAGCGGCGCGGTCCACCAGGGCGTGGCGGTGCAGGTGCCGCCGTACGACTACGCCGACCCCGACGAGCTGCTCCAGGACGCCATCGACAGCGGGCACCCGGCGCTGCTGGTGGCCCTGGACGGCGTCACCGACCCGCGCAACCTGGGCGCGGTGGTCCGCTCGGCGGCGGCGTTCGGCGCGCACGGTGTGGTGGTGCCCGAACGCCGGTCGGCCGGGATGACGGCGGCCGCGTGGAAGACTTCGGCCGGGGCGGCGGTGCGGGTGCCGGTGGCCCGGGCGGTCAACCTCAACCGGACGCTGAAGGCGTACCAGAAGGCCGGGCTGCGCATCGTCGGGCTGGCCGCGGAGGGCGAGGGCGACCTCGCCGAGGTGGCCGACCTGGACGGGCCGGTGGTCCTGGTCGCGGGCTCGGAGGGCAAGGGCCTGTCCCGGCTGGTCCGCGAGACCTGCGACGACCTGGCGCGGATCCCGATGCACTCGGGCACGGAGTCGCTGAACGCCGGGGTCGCGGCGGGTATCGCGTTGTACGAGGTGGCCCAGCAGCGCGCCCGGGCCGCGACCGCGGAGTGACCGCGGAGTGACCGGACCCGAGGCGACCGGCCCGGAGGCGCAGGCGCGGGTGGAGCGGGAGTTCGTGGTCCGCGACGACCCGCGGTTCGCGGCCTGCCACGCGTCCACGGTGCTGCTGCTGCCGGACGGGCCGCTGGTGGCGTGGTTCGGTGGCAGCCGCGAGGGTGCGGACGACGTGGCGATCTGGCTGGCCCGGCGTACGCCCGAGGGGTGGTCACGCCCCGAACGCGTGGCCGGCGAGGACGGCCTGCCGCACTGGAACCCGGTGCTGTTCGCGCCGCCCTGGGGTGGGGCCGGCGAGGTGTGGCTGTTCTACAAGGTGGGGCGGCAGATCCCGGCCTGGCGCACCCGGGTGGTCGTCTCCGGTGACGGCGGGCGTACCTGGTCCGCGCCCCGGGAGCTGGTGCCGGGCGACGAGGGCGGGCGCGGCCCGGTGAAGAACAAGCCGATCGTGCTCGCCGACGGGGGCTGGCTCGCGCCGGCGTCGATCGAACGCAGCGACACCTGGGACGCGTTCGCCGACCTGTCGTACGACCGGGGGCGCAGCTGGCAGCGCGGCGAGTTCGTGCCGGTCGACCACGCGGCGTTCCCCGGCAAGGGGATCATCCAGCCCACGGTCTGGGAGTCCGCGCCCGGCCGGGTGCACATGCTGGTGCGCAGCAGCAGCGGTTGGGTGTGCCGCAGCGACTCCGCCGACGGCGGCCGGACCTGGAGCCCGGTGACGCCGACGTCGCTGCCGAACAACAACAGCGGGATCGACCTCGCGCCTCTCCCGGACGGCCGGCTGGTCTGCGTGCACAACCCGGTCGGCAGGTCGTGGGGAGTGCGAACGCCGCTCACCGCGGCGATCTCCGCCGACAACGGCCACACCTGGCACCACTGGGCGACCCTGGACGACGCGCCGGCCCTGGACGACGCCGGGCCGACGGGGGCGGCGGGGGATCCGGGCGAGCAGAACGTCGAGGAGCGGGAGTTCTCCTACCCGGCCGCGGTGACCGACGGTGAGGGGATCACCGTGACCTGGACCTGGCGGCGCCGCGGGATCAGGTCCGCCCGTCTCACTCCGCAAGACGCGTGACAGAGTACGCCGTGCGGCGGTACCAGTAGGAGACCTGCCGTACGGACGCCTTCCCCACCGTCGAGGAGGACCCGCCATGCCGGTCGAACGCCTGCTCCCCACGCCGGAGGCACACGACCTCCTCGACCTGACCCGGGAGATCGCCGCGGAGCAACTCGCGCCCCGGGCCGCGGAGGCGGAGGAGACGAGCACCTTCCCGCGGGACACGTTTCGGCTGCTCGGCCAGGCGGGTCTGCTGTCGCTGTCCTACCCGGAGGAGTACGGCGGGGGCGGCCAGCCGTTCGAGGTCTACCTGCAGGTGCTGGAGGAGCTCGCGTACGCCTGGCTGAGTGTCGGCGTCGGCGCCTCGGTGCAGTCGCTGACCTGCTACCCACTGGCGACCTTCGGCACCGGCGCGCAGCGCGAGCGGTGGCTCCCGACGCTGCTGTCCGGTGACCTGCTCGGCGCGTACTGCCTGTCGGAGCCGCAGGCGGGTTCGGACGTGGCGGGGATGACCACCCGGGCGGTGCGTGCCGCCGGAGAGGGCTCCGACGCGGATCCCGCCGACCGACACCCGTACGTCGTGAACGGCACCAAGGCCTGGATCACCCACGGCGGCGAGGCGGACTTCTACACGTTGTTCGCCCGGACCTCCCCCGACCGCACCCGCGGGATCAGCTGTTTCCTGGTGGACGCGTCCGCGCCCGGGCTGTCCTTCGCCGCGCCCGAGCACAAGATGGGGATGACGGCGTCCACGACCCGCCAGGTGCATTGGGACGACGTACGTGTCGACGCCGACCGGCTGATCGGCGCGGAGGGCGAGGGCCTGCGGATCGCCTTGTCCGCTTTGGATTCCGGCCGGCTCGGCATCGCGGCGTGCGCGGTCGGGCTGGCGCAAGCGGCACTTGACACCGCGGTGGCGTACGCGAAGGAGCGCTCGCAGTTCGGGCAGCCGGTCATCGGGTTCCAGGGAATGTCGTTCCTGCTCGCCGACATGGCCGCCGGCGTGCAGAGTGCCCGCGCGACCTACCTGGACGCGGCCCGGCGGCGCGACCGAGGCATGGCGTACTCCACCGAGGCGGCCGTCGCCAAGCTCACCGCCACCGACACGGCGATGAAGGTGACCACGGACGCGGTGCAGGTGCTCGGCGGCTACGGCTACACCCGCGACTTCCCCGTGGAGCGGTACATGCGGGAGGCGAAGGTGCTGCAGATCTTCGAGGGCACCAACCAGATCCAGCGGCTCGTCATCGGGCGTTCGTTGTCGGCGTAGCCAGGCTCCGCGTGGGATCTCGGCGGGTGGTGACGACCGCCGGCGGTTGGTAACCGTCGGAATCCCTTCCTACGTTGGGAATCGTCGTCGGCAACCGGAGTGTCGGCAATCACCGGCACCACTGTCCGCGCCGTCAGTTGCCGGCATCGGTAGCCCACACCGATCCGGCGTTGTTTCCGTCCTACCGGACAGGTCCGGTGCGGGACCTCCCTCGGCGTCGGCGAGGCAGGGCGCGGCGGCTTACGGGCCGTCCGGGGGAGGCGTTCGACGGTACGCCGTTCGCACGATGAAGGCATGGATACCGGCTCGGCCAGCAACCATCGTCTGCACTTCTCGCGCAAGGCGCTCGTCGCCATCGGAGTCCTGGTGGCGGTGATCGCCGTTGTCGTGGCACTGGCCATCTCGCGGTCACCGCAGGTGCCCAGGGCGGGGGCACCGGCCGGTGGCGTTTCCGAGGTCCAGCGGCTGATGCCGCCGACACCGCCGTTCACGAAGACCATCGACGCGTACCAGAAGTACCAGGGCGGCACCACCTGCAGCCCCACCGACAAGCCGGGGGCGGTGGACATCAAGAACCTCGTCGTGGCGACGTATCACAACGCCTGGTGGGGAATTCACCGCGCGTGTACGTCGTCGGTGAACGAGCACAAGGAGGGCCGGGCGATCGACGTCGCGTTCAACGCCGCCGACCCGGTCCAGCGCACCCGGGCCAACGACTTCCTGTACTGGCTGCTCAAGCCCGACCAGTACGGCAACCGGAACGCGATGGCCCGCCGGATCGGCGTCATGTACCTGATCTGGAACCACAAGATGTGGCGGTCCTACAACCCCAGCGCGGGCTGGCTGCCGTACAGCGGGTCCAACCCGCACACCGACCACGTGCACATCAGCCTCAGCTGGGACGGGGCGCTGCGGAAGACGACGTGGTGGACCCAGAGGACCGGCGCGGCCACACCGATGCCGTCGCCGCCGGCCGGGGTCAGCCGGGAACGCGCGCCGACCGACATCACCGACAGCCCGCGCTGAGATGCCGAACGAGCCCGGTCCGCCCGGGAGGGGCACTACCCGCGGTTTCCCAGGACGGGAACACCGCGGGTGGTGCACCTTGGTGTGATGAGCCGCGACCGGGACCAGCGGGACCACCGGATCCTGCGCCGGTCACTCGCCGTCGCGGCGATCCTCGGGTTGCTCCTGGTGGCCGGACGGGCAGGGCTGGGGGCGTCGGCGACACCCCGTGCGGCCGTCTCCTGGCCGGCCGGCACGTCGTGGCCCGCGATGGAGTCCGGCCGGTCGGTCGCCTCCGGCGAGCCGATCAGCACCCTCGGCTCGGCCACCTCGCTGGGCGCGATCACCTCGGGTGAGTCGGTCCGGTCCGCGGCGTTCGGACCCTGGATCGACCCGTACGCGCCGTACGTCGGCCAGTGGCTGTGCGACCCCACCCCCAAGCCGGGAGTGGTGGACGTGCTGAACCTCGTCCGGATGGTGTACCGGCCGCGCTGGTGGGGCATCTCGGGCACCTGCGCGGGCCGGATGCAGAGTGAGCACAAGGAGGGGCGGGCGCTGGACATCGCGTTCAACGCCCGGTCCCCGCGCGAACGGGCGGCGGCGGAGGACTTCCTGCGCTGGCTGCTGGCACCGGACCAGTACGGCAACCAGAACGCGATGGCCCGCCGGCTCGGCGTCATGTACATCATCTGGGACCACCAGATCTGGCGTTCCTACCGCGCAAGCTCGGGTTGGCAGCCGTACTCGGGTACACCGAACCCGCACACCGACCACATCCACATCAGCTTCAGCTGGCAGGGCGCGCTGCGGCAGACCAGTTGGTGGCGGCAGGGCGGCCCGGCGGCGCCCGGCGGGGCAGGGACGGAGCTTCCACCGACGGGTGGCCGGATCGCGAACGACAGCAGCAGATAGGGCCCGTCCTGCGGATCGTCGTGCAAGGCTGGGTTGACACCACCTGCCAACCCCGGGTTGACGACGGTCGGGACCAGGGACCAGGGACCAGGGACCAGGGGTCAGGGCCTGGGCCGGTGCCCCGGTCGGGGATCGAGGTCGCGCACCGGTTCCAGGTCGGTGAGGGTGTCGTCGGGTACCGCTTCCATGTCGGTCAGGGTGTCCTCGCCGCGCGGCAGCGCCTCGCGTTCGTCCGGGCGCATCCGCAGGACGGTGTCGACGTAGGAGCGGGCGGACTCCAGCAGCGGGAGCTCGCGGTGGGCGTTCTCCGAGCGGTACCACCGGTGTTCGAGGACCTCGTGGAACACCTCGGCGGGCTCCAGCTTGCCGCGCAGCTCGGCCGGGACCGCCTGCACGACGGGTTCGAACACCTCGGTGAGCCACTGGTGCGCGACGATCTCCTCGTCCTCGTACTGCTGCTCGGTCGCGGCCCGGAACGCGTCCAGGTCGTTGAGCAGCCGGCGCGCCTGGTTCTCCTCCACGTCCAGCCCGGTGAGCCGCAGCAGCCGGCGGGAGTGGTGCCCGGCGTCGACGACCTTCGGCTGGATCCGGATGTGCCGGCCGTCGAAGTCGGTGTGGATGTCGAGCTCGGCGACGTCGAAGCCGAGGTCGTTCAGCCGCTGGATGCGCTGCTCCAGGCGGTACATCTCGCCGGTGTCGAACTCCTCCGGTTCGGTCAGCTCCGCCCACAGCCGCTGGTAGCGCTCGACCACGGTGTCGGCAAGCTCGAGGAGTTCGAGGTCCTCCGACAGGTAGCCGCCGGCCTGCAGGTCCATCAGCTCACCGAAGATGTTGGTGTGGGCGAGGTCCAGGTCGTAGGACCGCTGGCCGGGGGAGAGCTCGTCGTGCAGGTCGCCGGTCTCGGCGTCGACGAGGTATGCCGCGAACGCGCCCGCGTCCCGCCGGAACAACGTGTTGGACAGCGAGCAGTCGCCCCAGAAGAAGCCGGCCAGGTGGAGCCGGACGAGCAGCGCGGCGAGCGCGTCGACCAGGCGTACGACCGTGTCCGGGCGGAGCGTACGGGAGAAGACCGCACGGTAGGGCAGGGAGAACGAC
This Actinopolymorpha cephalotaxi DNA region includes the following protein-coding sequences:
- a CDS encoding acyl-CoA dehydrogenase family protein, yielding MPVERLLPTPEAHDLLDLTREIAAEQLAPRAAEAEETSTFPRDTFRLLGQAGLLSLSYPEEYGGGGQPFEVYLQVLEELAYAWLSVGVGASVQSLTCYPLATFGTGAQRERWLPTLLSGDLLGAYCLSEPQAGSDVAGMTTRAVRAAGEGSDADPADRHPYVVNGTKAWITHGGEADFYTLFARTSPDRTRGISCFLVDASAPGLSFAAPEHKMGMTASTTRQVHWDDVRVDADRLIGAEGEGLRIALSALDSGRLGIAACAVGLAQAALDTAVAYAKERSQFGQPVIGFQGMSFLLADMAAGVQSARATYLDAARRRDRGMAYSTEAAVAKLTATDTAMKVTTDAVQVLGGYGYTRDFPVERYMREAKVLQIFEGTNQIQRLVIGRSLSA
- a CDS encoding DUF4032 domain-containing protein, with protein sequence MPRFASMAADPGLLALPWNTPLAEWPQHHLVALPRGISRHVVRFIRNRGQVYALKEAAERYVVRENRLLRDLERLDVPSVDSVGIVLDRVDAAGEPLDPILITRHLSFSLPYRAVFSRTLRPDTVVRLVDALAALLVRLHLAGFFWGDCSLSNTLFRRDAGAFAAYLVDAETGDLHDELSPGQRSYDLDLAHTNIFGELMDLQAGGYLSEDLELLELADTVVERYQRLWAELTEPEEFDTGEMYRLEQRIQRLNDLGFDVAELDIHTDFDGRHIRIQPKVVDAGHHSRRLLRLTGLDVEENQARRLLNDLDAFRAATEQQYEDEEIVAHQWLTEVFEPVVQAVPAELRGKLEPAEVFHEVLEHRWYRSENAHRELPLLESARSYVDTVLRMRPDEREALPRGEDTLTDMEAVPDDTLTDLEPVRDLDPRPGHRPRP